One part of the Oscillospiraceae bacterium genome encodes these proteins:
- a CDS encoding HD domain-containing protein, protein MDIRIKKQLDFALEIDKLKNVFRQTHLSNNGRNENDAEHSWHMAIMAYVLKEYTNENIDIAKVMLMCLIHDIVEIDSGDTYAYDLERLQSQKAREDIAKQRIFSILPEEQAKELIDLFDEFEAYETAEAKFAHSMDNLQPLILNNNNNGGDWRQHNVTAEQVYKRQSKTKLGSDRLFEVTDEIIKENIQKGNLKK, encoded by the coding sequence ATGGATATTCGTATTAAAAAGCAATTAGATTTTGCATTAGAAATTGATAAGCTTAAGAACGTGTTCAGACAAACACATTTATCAAATAACGGAAGAAATGAAAACGACGCTGAACATTCCTGGCATATGGCAATTATGGCATATGTTCTCAAGGAATACACAAATGAAAATATTGATATAGCAAAGGTTATGCTGATGTGTTTGATTCACGACATTGTTGAAATAGATTCCGGAGATACATATGCGTATGATTTGGAAAGATTGCAATCTCAAAAAGCAAGAGAGGATATTGCAAAACAAAGAATATTTTCTATTTTACCAGAAGAACAAGCAAAAGAATTAATAGACCTGTTCGATGAATTTGAAGCATATGAAACAGCTGAAGCTAAATTTGCTCATTCCATGGATAATCTCCAACCGCTGATATTAAATAATAACAATAATGGTGGTGATTGGCGTCAACACAATGTCACGGCGGAACAAGTTTATAAAAGACAAAGTAAAACCAAATTAGGTTCGGACAGATTGTTTGAAGTAACTGATGAAATAATTAAAGAAAATATACAAAAGGGTAACTTGAAAAAATAA